A window of Acidimicrobiia bacterium contains these coding sequences:
- a CDS encoding aromatic ring-hydroxylating dioxygenase subunit alpha has product MTARTPVDKLPEPDLGLALIPKDRYLSVAYAQLERDRLWPRVWNLVGPTQDVAEPGDYLVFDLGVESVLVVRGDDGRLRAFHNVCQHRGRRLRERGSGHAETFQCPYHLWTYENDGRLSWAPDADDFPQGDPTGCVALPEVRCETWNGWVFVNFDRGAEPLREYLGPLAEHLAPYDFAAQYHLVEDISMLWACNWKVGVDAFNEVYHVQGIHPELLSFTDDVDCPVDILGKHSRFIFRVGYPSPRWTDERARREGYADRHQITQMMRVIMEGAGLDPTDFEGRAEAVRPALFRARREYGARNGLAYDGLADEQLTDDFHYFIFPNITLNISADHFWFFRHRPHATDPEQMWWDFQTYVRLPPGVDPPPRPETVVCRFGDGTERKLHLALQQDAAAAPPVQAGMRSSGYAGLYLAHQERRLRHFHRVLEDYVAS; this is encoded by the coding sequence ATGACCGCGCGCACGCCGGTGGACAAGCTCCCCGAGCCCGACCTCGGGCTCGCGCTGATCCCGAAGGACCGGTACCTGTCGGTCGCGTACGCGCAGCTCGAGCGCGACCGGCTCTGGCCCCGGGTGTGGAACCTGGTCGGCCCGACCCAGGACGTCGCCGAGCCCGGCGACTACCTCGTGTTCGACCTCGGGGTCGAGTCGGTGCTCGTCGTCCGCGGCGACGACGGCCGGCTGCGCGCCTTCCACAACGTGTGCCAGCACCGGGGGCGGCGGCTGCGCGAGCGCGGCTCGGGGCACGCCGAGACGTTCCAGTGCCCCTACCACCTGTGGACCTACGAGAACGACGGCCGCCTCTCGTGGGCCCCCGACGCCGACGACTTCCCGCAGGGCGACCCCACCGGCTGCGTCGCCCTCCCCGAGGTGCGGTGCGAGACGTGGAACGGCTGGGTGTTCGTGAACTTCGACCGCGGCGCGGAGCCGCTGCGCGAGTACCTCGGCCCGCTCGCCGAGCACCTCGCGCCCTACGACTTCGCCGCCCAGTACCACCTGGTCGAGGACATCTCGATGCTGTGGGCCTGCAACTGGAAGGTCGGCGTCGACGCCTTCAACGAGGTGTACCACGTGCAGGGGATCCACCCCGAGCTGCTGTCGTTCACCGACGACGTCGACTGTCCGGTCGACATCCTGGGCAAGCACAGCCGCTTCATCTTCCGCGTCGGCTACCCGAGCCCGCGCTGGACCGACGAGCGGGCGCGCCGAGAGGGCTACGCCGACCGGCACCAGATCACCCAGATGATGCGGGTGATCATGGAGGGTGCCGGCCTCGACCCCACCGACTTCGAGGGCCGCGCCGAGGCGGTGCGGCCGGCGCTGTTCCGAGCCCGGCGGGAGTACGGGGCGCGGAACGGCCTCGCCTACGACGGGCTGGCCGACGAGCAGCTCACCGACGACTTCCACTACTTCATCTTCCCGAACATCACGCTGAACATCTCCGCTGACCACTTCTGGTTCTTCCGCCACCGCCCGCACGCCACGGACCCCGAGCAGATGTGGTGGGACTTCCAGACCTACGTCCGGCTTCCCCCGGGCGTGGACCCACCGCCCCGGCCGGAGACCGTCGTCTGCCGGTTCGGCGACGGCACCGAGCGGAAGCTCCACCTCGCCCTGCAGCAGGACGCCGCCGCCGCTCCACCGGTCCAGGCCGGCATGCGCTCGTCCGGGTACGCCGGCCTGTACCTCGCGCACCAGGAGCGGCGGCTCCGCCACTTCCATCGGGTGCTCGAGGACTACGTCGCCTCGTGA